The genomic segment GCATCCAATTTCTGCCGCTAACACGGCAGCTATTCAATAGGTCCGCGTCCGGCCTGACAGCTTCCTTCCAGTTCGATTTCCGGGGCAATCTCCTCCAACTCCAGCCGGGCGGTTTCGGGCACGCAGAAACCGATGATGAGCGGTGCAACCGGGGTGACCGCAAGCATCGCCGTGATTGCTGCCGCGTGGCTTCCCAGGCGCTCGTACAAAAAACCTTCAAGACTGAGTCCAGCGGCGGCTCCCAGAGTGCTGACCACGGCGCGGACACCGGAGGCCGTCGACCGGTACGACGTCGGAAACAGTTCGCTGCCGAGCGCCGCGAACAGCACGAGCACCATCGTCAGGGTGAGAAGCATCAATCCGAACACCGGCGGAATCCACGCGCCGTCGGTGTTGTAGAACACCGCGATCAGCGCGGCGTTGAGCAACAGGCCGACAATCATCGTGCGCTTACGGCCGAACCTGTCACCCAGACCGCCGGCGAGCACGTTGCCCACCGGCGCGAGCACGCCGAAAGACAGGTAGAGCATCGCCACCTGTCCCGGCGCGTAACCGTGCTCCTGCTGTAGCGATTTCGACACGAATATCAGCGAGGTCTCGAGGACGAACCCCATGGGGAACACCGCCGCCGATAGCGCCAGCAGGCGCCCCGGGTACATCTGCAACATGTGCCGCACCGGCCGCAGGGCGCCGCGCCATCCGCGCTCGGAATCCCCGGCGCGATACCGGGTGAACCGCTGCGTCTCCCCGAGCGAGCGGCGGAACCAGGCAAGCAGCAGCAGCGGCACGATACCGATCACGTACAACGCCCGCCAACCGAACGGCAGCACGTTGACCAACGCGAAAACGACCGACGCCAGTCCGTGACCGAGCGTACCCATGGCCGCCAGCATGCCGATGCCCCAACCGCGCACGTCCGCCCCGAACTCCTCGGCGATGACTACCACCGCCAGCATACTTTCTCCGGCAATGAACACGCGGGCCAGGAATTGTAGGAACGCAAACTCGCCCGCGGTCCGCGCGAACGACGTCAGGAACGTGCACAACGTAAA from the Candidatus Binatia bacterium genome contains:
- a CDS encoding MFS transporter, with translation MDGQERDAAGGADRLPLAAVPAVAGWRRRLRGLLAAGRTLTPHQWHVLGVLGAANLIDSYDVAILGLALPQIQVGLGIAEAEVGGVTATIRLGVIFALVLTVLADRFGRRGILLVTIVGFTLCTFLTSFARTAGEFAFLQFLARVFIAGESMLAVVVIAEEFGADVRGWGIGMLAAMGTLGHGLASVVFALVNVLPFGWRALYVIGIVPLLLLAWFRRSLGETQRFTRYRAGDSERGWRGALRPVRHMLQMYPGRLLALSAAVFPMGFVLETSLIFVSKSLQQEHGYAPGQVAMLYLSFGVLAPVGNVLAGGLGDRFGRKRTMIVGLLLNAALIAVFYNTDGAWIPPVFGLMLLTLTMVLVLFAALGSELFPTSYRSTASGVRAVVSTLGAAAGLSLEGFLYERLGSHAAAITAMLAVTPVAPLIIGFCVPETARLELEEIAPEIELEGSCQAGRGPIE